The nucleotide sequence GAGGGGGAGCGTAAAGATCTAATGGATTACCATTTACCACATAGAAAAATGGCAGAAGTTGAACTTGCTGATGCTGTTATTCGTATTTTGGATTATGCGGAAGAGTTCGGTTACGACATCGAAAGCGCTATTACAGAGAAACTCGAATACAACAAACATCGAGTAGATCATCAGCGAGAAAATAGAGTTAAAAAAGGAGGTAAACGATTTTAATTTAGCAATTTCCGAGATGAAACTAGGTGTTTGTATATTTAAAAAATAATGATGGAGAGGTTGTTTAGTGACAGATGATATCTGTCTCCATAAATCCAATCTCAACAGTATTTTCAAAGTGCTCTCCGAAATCGTGACAACAGGTAAACGCTATCGCATCAAAATCACCGAGTGGCGTGATTTAAGAACCATACCCATGAATAAAACATGGCGTATGTGGATGGAAAACACAGGCGAGTGGTTACGTGCACGTGGCGTTGTTATCGATATTAAAAATGGTGTCGGTGAAGTTGTTTTATCAAAGCCCATCACTAATGAGGAAACTCATGAATATTTCGTTGGACATTGGCTAGGACGCAATGAAAACGGTGAGCGTGAAAAAACCAGCAAGATGGATAAAGCAAGGATGCTTTACATGATGGAGAAACATGAACAATGGTGCATTGAGAAGGGAATTCCGATCATCATTCCTCGTAACTCTGAATATATGAGTTTGAAAAGAAAGCAAGAAGAATAGGAAATAGTGATGATTATTTCAGTTAATAACATGATCGTTTTTATTTTAGAGTGATAAAAAATAGTAATCAGGAGGCTCATGATGAATTTACGCAATGAGGCAAAAGGGCGTGAATGTCAGATTAGAATACCTTCAGTTTGTAATGGTAACTCTGAAACGGTTGTTTTAGCCCATTACAGAATGTCAGGTCTTTGTGGCGTCGGAATAAAATCGCATGACTTATTTGGCGCTTGGGCTTGTAGTGCATGTCACGATGAAGTTGATAGACGAACACGATTTACGGATATGGAGTATGCAAAACAATGTCACCTAGAAGGTGTTTTGAGAACGCAAGCCATATTGATCCAAGAAGGGAAGTTGAACGTGTGAAGGTCTTTAATATCGAACCAGTACCTAAACCAAGGATGACTCAGGCTGATAAATGGAAAAAACGTCCCCCAGTTTTAAAGTATTTTGCGTTTAAGGACGAAGTAAAGTTAAACAAAATCACCCTACCTGAATCACATTACCACATTACAT is from Proteus columbae and encodes:
- a CDS encoding DUF1364 domain-containing protein, whose protein sequence is MMNLRNEAKGRECQIRIPSVCNGNSETVVLAHYRMSGLCGVGIKSHDLFGAWACSACHDEVDRRTRFTDMEYAKQCHLEGVLRTQAILIQEGKLNV
- a CDS encoding YbcN family protein, which encodes MTDDICLHKSNLNSIFKVLSEIVTTGKRYRIKITEWRDLRTIPMNKTWRMWMENTGEWLRARGVVIDIKNGVGEVVLSKPITNEETHEYFVGHWLGRNENGEREKTSKMDKARMLYMMEKHEQWCIEKGIPIIIPRNSEYMSLKRKQEE